TAGAACTGAGGAGCTGCGcatctctccctctctcacGCCTCCTCCGGCGAAATCGCCGTCGACGTCTCGTCCTCCACCGGCTATCACCGCCGGTGTCTCTCCTCTCTCCCCTATCTGAAAAATAAACGAAGAATCCTTATTGAGGCAGCAGTATCTCCGTcgagctctctctctctcactcggCGAGCTCACagcaccgccgccgccgacgtCGCTCTCCGTCGCTGCTGCCAGCGCTCTGCATCGGTTCTCGCCGTCGAGCCCTCCAAGAGGCAGCGACTCCAGCCCTCTCTCGACCTTCCCTCGACGGCGCCGACACCAGCCGCCGCCTTACTCTGCTGCCCCGACAGCGTCTCCGTTCAGCCGGGCCTCCCGGAGCTCGTCGCTGCCCGTCCGTCGCCGGGCAGCTCCGCCCAACTAAAGCTATGCCCTCCTTCCCCCTTCCCCTTTCAAAGCATGGTCCTTTAAAGCTTTATGTTCTTGGCAGATTGTTATTGCTGATTTATCAACAGATGAGGAGAGTCTAATTACATTTGAGAGGGATTTGTGATTTGAGAAGGAGTGTAGCTACTGGAATAAGTCTTATTGTTATGAGTTCCATTCCTAAGTTTCATTCTGTGATCTTCTATGATTCTAAGTTCTTGTTCTTGGTTATCTACTGTGCTAGCTCTACATGATGCCAGGGGTTATTGGGTGTTGAGGTTGTTACCTCACTTTGATGAATCCTCTCGGATGGGGACCGATGTCCTGCCTCAGAATCACCTCCTTGCTCCTCCTCCATTCCTTGCTGTATTTCTTGACTCTATGTGAGTTTGGGGTGTCGATTTTGTGGGGAGGAGAAGGGAGATAAGGCTGCTTATATAGTGCTCCATTCTTGGCTGTTTGTGCTTGAGACTTGGAGGCAAAGGCTCCTATTTTGGGGCTGCCAGCTCCACTACTTTTGAGCTTGATGTTCATGCTATCCTTACTATTTTGGTGTATGTATGGTTGTCTCTCTTGGCTGTTTCCTCAGCCTTGATCGATGGAAAAACAAGAATCTTGCTCATGTCTATATTGGGCTTGTGTAGAGGCTCATTCTACTATGCTCTCTTGTCTTGGTTACTCTTTGATGCTAGTTGAGAATGTGACAAAAAATAGGTTGACTTCATGCTCTAAATGGAAGCCTCCTAGCTGCACTATTTTCGTCTACTACTCCACTTTCCTATTTGAGCTTGTGCCTCCCTTCCTTTTTGTTTGTGAGTCATCTTCTAACCCCTATTCTTGTGTTAATTTTCAGGTACATGGCTGGAGTTTTGGAGTCTTGTGGCTGCCTTTTTCGAGAAAGAGAGTgaaggagaaagaaagaagatgctCCTCTAGAGATCCTTTGCCTCCATCACCAAAATAGCTAGCTtccaaacttgttgattagTGCTGTAGGATAAATGGTGTAGAATAGATGTGTGTGTTGTCACTCTCACATATGTATCATGTGCTAGATGTATCTCCAACATTCTTGTATATCTTATTCCTCAAATATTTATCTAGTAAAAGCATAGCCTTTACTTTTATCCTTGAACACATAAATTTCcttgcattttatttcttccaaCGAAAATACTTAGATTACTCCAAAGTCGAAAATTACCACGATAACTATGATTAAACGGCTTCTAGaaggaatttaattaagctACTAAATCCGATTTATCTTGAAAGAAGGGAACGAAATTCCGGGGCGTCacattatttctcatttttgaCACATTTATATACTGCATATAATAAGAGAAAGCAATCtgatataattttcaaattaatggcgcaatataaatactccattttagattattacaAATCGTCACATATGCGGTtatattgtacaaataaatatgtgtgtaTAATTAGAGTACAGGAggtcaaaaaaataaaatgtttcgatattaaaaatttagaagTGAATGTacatttaatactaatatttaattggaaGTAGGATCCTCTACAGTTCCACGTAAATGTCAAGTTGGCATGCAGGATCCTCTACAGTTCCACGTAAATGTCAAATTGTCATTAGTATCATGCCAACgtaatacttcctctgtcctaAGGTATATGTCACCCTTAGAAGATGGCACAGGATTAGAATgactatgattatttaaaatttttaaaattaattaataataaaataatttaattagaatgactatgattattttgttggacaataacactaagaaattaagtagaCATGTAGTCCTTTTTATAACTTACAATAtgattttagaattatttaataataataagaattgGATATGAatggaaataattatttctttgGATGATAATACTaagaagtatatatacatgtagaCATTTTTATAACTCATCATTTTATAGattagtatttataataaattaattagatctGAATAACTAGGATTATTTAATTGCatgataacactaagaaaattacatgtatacatgtacttttttttataactttagaattttaagaattatttaacattaaataattgaatagctatgactataattattttgttagatgATAACACTAATAGATCAAGTATATACACATTCAATCGCttttataacataaaattctatgaattataaataattggatgagaatgacttattttgtttgataataacactaagaaattagatatatatacatatattcatttttataacttagaattttgagattatttaataaaaaaataattggatacaaatgattattatttttataattgaaagataatattaagaaataaGTGTATATGtttgtattcatttttataattatttggtaTCGATGACTGTTGGATAAGTGATTTTAAAAGTTggaatttatcaatttttaaactctaataattaataaaattttatactagtgtttgaatattaattctcttttattttagaagGTAAGTCAattcaaattcttttattagtTCTTAATAAATGTAGTAAATCATTCCCTAATTAAATGTCCTcaattcaaatccttttattAGTCTACAAATAAATGTAGCAAGTCAATGGAGAAGAAATATCCTCAATTCCTGTTAATGGAAGAATAAATTATGCAACGGTTAGTCTACAAATAAATGTAGTAAATCATTCcctaattaaatgtataaatgttgattatgaaaaatttaatctttccTAAATGATCactaaaaaggtaaatatgtaatacactacattaattaataattataaatttatttcaaatataaaatacctaaattgtccaattttgtatatacaatttttattagtttatcactacccatataaatatacttatatCAGAATAACATACGGATAGCATGACATTGAGACATTTTGTCTCAAAATCACTACCATAATGTGAAATATAAAGTTTAATATTCACATTGAAATATATTAAACTTCCGTAACCGATTTGATATGaacattatattattgttTCATAACTGTTTACTAAATGAAGTCCTACAATTAATGACCGATTTGATATGATTATATGAACATAATATACGGTTCGTTTACCGATTCGAGTTTTAAAACATTGTGATTTGATGGCGgtaatttctcaaaattctaCACCCAATATCTCAAGTCAAGGTCATTAAATTTATAAcgtcaaaaaattaaactcacaaatttaaattttactcctTGACTTCTTCTATTTCTATTCTTATCTTCTGCCAATCTCAGCCTATAAATACAAACAATATAACACTAACATGTATCacacataataaatagtcTTACATATCTTTTCAAGTACTCGTTCATGGCTTATAAGATCTTCCATCCCATCTCCTTTATATTTCTCCTTTTCATTCTACTTGCACCAATTGGCCGTGCCAAGAGGAGCACCCCAAGTGACAAAAACTCATCACCTTTTAATTTcatcaagaaattaaaaggttGTCAAAAGGGAAACAACACAAAAGACATCCGCGAGCTCAAAGCCTATCTCGAGAAATTCGGTTATCTCAGCTATGAAAACAATGCTCATGCCATGGATGATGATTTCGATGATACCCTAGAATCAGCCATCAAAACCTACCAGAAAAACTACAACATCAAACCCTCAGGTATCGTAGATGATGAAACAATATccaaaatgacaacccctcgaTGTGGGGTGCCTGATATTGCTAACGGCATCAACTACATGCAACCTCGTGACAATAATCACGAGTCAAGCTCGAGCAACATCCACACAGTATCTCACTACAGTTTCTTTCCAGGAAACCCTAAATGGCCATCTTCTAAAACCTATCTCACTTATAGATTCATCTCCAACGTTCCAACATATGCTAAAGCCCCCGTGGCACGTGCCTTCCAAAAGTGGTATTCTGTCACCCAATTTTCCTTTGAACAAGTCCCAACCAATCAAAACTCTGATTTGGTTATAGGGTTCTACCGCCGCGACCACAGAGATGGATTCCCTTTTGATGGCCCCCGCGGAGTCCTAGCTCATTCATTTGCACCGACTAATGGAAGGTTCCATTACGATGCCGAAGAGAGTTGGTCCGTTGGGTCAGTTCCGGGCTCTTTTGACCTTGAAACCCTTGCACTTCATGAAATCGGACACCTTTTAGGGCTTGAACATAGTAGAGTAAATGAAGCTATCATGTTTCCGACGTTTTCAGCCGGACAGGTCAAGAACTTGCATCCAGATGATATCCAAGGAATAAGAGCTTTGTACAATCAATAGTTATTAGATTGTTTAAAAATGTCATAGTAATTTACGTATTTTTGCATGTGAAATAATTTCCCTATGTTGGAATTGTAATAGTAGTGAGTAAGGTTACTCATTTGCCGGTACAGACTAGGCCTTCTCCAAGCCTGTAGTGGCCGAGCAACCCATGTCTACGTCCTAATATAGTCGAGCATGATATAAGCTTCTttccgggttttctttgtcGGTTCTTTCCCGGATCGCAAATAAGTCGAACTGTGATTTGGATCATGTCATTTGCTTTGGTTAAAGAACTTAatcatatcttaaaatttaagatattttgtGTGCTTTAGAACTACATTAGAGGTGGAGCAGTCCTTTCCAATTAAAGTTTagaaatattgtttaatttttatacacATACTCATCTTGGGGGATGCAGGGAATGAATGGTGGAATATTGGTGATCAGTAATCGATCAAAATTAGATAGGCAATTAATTTTTACACATAAGAGAGGTTGACCTTGTTCCAAACTAGCTAGTTGAAATCTATATTTGctacaattattcaatttactttTCTTCAACTCCATTTTGTCCTTTGGACTTCAGAAAAATGACACATTAAATAATGGGGAGTTCTAAGGCTTGGTTCGACGTTTTGTGGCACATATATGTGGTTATGCAATCAAACCGCAAAGAAAAATGCCATAGTGATTTATTGCTTTGTTCAAAATTCGAATTGTACAAGCACCGAGTTTTAGGCCGGATTTTCATGTTGAAATTTTGCAATCGGGGTTTATAGGTCGGCTTCAATCATGTTCTTCGTGCATAGACTAGAATGCGCGAGGAACAAGCACACACTCAACTTCAATGTGAAActattattgaagaaatttggcCACGTAACCATTAAAGCTTATTTGTACCTTTTGTTTAAGTTTGTTTCTTGTTGTAGTTTCTTTTTATTGTGTTCTTAATAtgttattttgctattttattttatttgataacaaaaaaattaatgaatgaaaatagttgTGAAAATGAGGATAGACGCAATGTTAACGGCATAATTTACGGCACTATTACACGTGTTTTGGctggaaaataaaatgctGATGTAGCAGGAGAAAAATAGGGACAAACGGATTTATAGGCCACTCCTATGAGTGCCATTTGTGGAATATGCTTTTTTACAGTTCCAATTTCCTTGCAAATACGCAGTTGAACGACTTGTATATATTTCCAGTGACATCATAGCTAGAGAATCATTCTTCTCCCAGTCAATGCGCTAAATGGGAAAAAAGACaataattacaatttacacGTTCAAAGATTTATTTTGCCAAAACCTTCTTGATTACATAGGTTGTCTCTATGCATCAGTTTAATTACCGAATCAAAACAACGTATAGGTTCCGAACCTTTATAGTCTCAATCCCTATCTGAAATGTAGGgactatttcattttcagcccatccttgaaaaatattaatttttgaactTTGGATATCTAATTTCACAACTAATAATGTGGActtcattctccactaacaccATTTTTACTATTCTTTCTCTacatatctcttactttaccaattaagaataaaaaccCGCGTTCAACCAAAAGTTCATGCTTTAtagggacggaggaagtaatatataaaagaaaaactaatgCAATTTGCAAACCTGTTAGGGCTTTACCCCTAACTGTGATCGAAGAATAGTTCCGACGATCAAGAATCTCTCCGGCGTCCAGTCGTAGGATGGGCGGAGGCTAGATTTGGTCGTGCGCGGAAGACTTTTCCGTCGGGCAACCTGTTATCTAGAGTTTTGAAGGTAATCAAACGTACGCTTGggcaaattaatatttcattcataatcGTATCAATGAACAaaagccctatttatagactaaggaccctagggtttATTCGACCTAATCCTAATCAtctcgggaaagaatcaacaaagaaaacccgaaacgtgaaagcaaaaataaatgccaaaaaaaaaatactaattactcaaaaggaaagaaataaaagcaaaaataataaaaagactcaaaataactaaaaagatGCCGATCTCTACTTGGGAACATATTCGCCCAATCTTGCGGGCGGGCGAACGTTCCTTTTCCCCTTCGTTGTCGCGATCGACGGCGGCATCTCCGGTTGAGCGCGACCCTCCTCATGCCCCTGCTCCGGCTGAACGATCGACTCTTTGCTAACGGCGCGTGCCCGATGTGGGTCCGTATCAACCCCCCCCCTCGATAGCAAcctccttgtcctcaaggagcACATTTGGGAATAAGCGTTGAACGACCTCCAGTGGTTCCCAAGTTGGTGACTCCGATCCATCCGACCAACGCACTAACACATGCTCCAATGGCCTATTCTCATGCCACAACACGCGACGATCGAGCACCCTTACCGGATACACAACTGGGCAATCTCCAAGAAACTCCGAGGGCAGCGAGACCTGTGATCCACAAACATCTCCCTCCACAAACGGCTTAAGGAGGCTCACATGAAAAACATTGTGAATCCGACTTCCCTCTGGTAACTTTAACCTGTACGCCACTTGTCCTATACGTTCAATGACCATAAAAGGCCCATAAAAACGCCTAGCCAGCTTGGCTGATAATGGTCTGGCGACGGAATGTTGTCTGTAAGGCTGCAGCTTAAGCAACACCTTATCGCCTTCCTTAAACTCCACATGGCGACGATGCTTATTCGCGGAATCTCTCATCCGCTGCTGTGCTCGCTCCAAGTTGTGACGCAGCTGCACCAACAATTCCCCACGCTCGCGGATCATCTCAGCTACGGACGGCGGCGTGGCTGCTGACGGCAGGGCGAAGATCAAACTCGGCGGTTCTCTACCATACAAAGCTTTGAACGGCGACGTGCCCAATCCGGCATGGTGAAAACAGTTAAGGGCCAGCTCTGCCCAAGGCAGAAAATTCGCCCACTTAGATGGCCGGTCTGACGTGAAAGCGCGCAAATACTGCTCAAGACCTCTATTTCGAACCTCCGTTTGCCCGTCCGATTGGGGGTGATATGCTATTGAGAAATTCAACTTTGTCCCACTAAGGTGCAGCAAATCCTCCCAAACTTGATTCAGGAAGACCGAATCCCGGTCTGACACCAAGGTTTTGGGAAAACCGTGATGACGAACGACTGTGTTGATAAATAAATGGGCCACCCTCAAAGCGTCAAAACGAGTTGGCAACGGTGCAAAGTGCGCGTACTTGGACAAGCGATCTACCGCCACCATAATGACCGTGTAGCCCCTTGACTGTGGAAGCCCAGTTATGAAGTCCATTGAAACATCCTCCCATACCTGAGTCGGTATAGGCAGGGGTTGTAGCGGTCCCGCAGGCTTTTGTGTACTATACTTCGTCGTCTGGCACACTATGCATGCGTCCACAAACCGCTTAACCTCCTTCTTTAGATTAGGCCAGAAAAAATTCGCTGACACCCGCCTAAGGGTTCTTTCGAATCCTGGGTGACCCGCCGATGGCGAACTATGGTACTCCGTTAAGATAGGCGCGCGTGCTGAGGACCTAGACCCCACAAAGATCCTCCGATGATAATATACCAGGCCGTCAACGAACGTTAAATGCGACAGCGCATTGCCCTCCTTGATCGACTTAACAATCTCTCTCATTTCAGGCGAGGAGGCCGTCTCCCAGCGAAGCATCCCCAATAAGTTCGGAATCGGATGTGCAACCGCGGACAACAGGGAGCTGCACTGCTCCTCGCCACGGTCCTGCACCAAGGCAGCATACGGAACGGCCTCGGGACTTGTTACCGACGACCCTTCCCGCCGGGACAACGCGTCAGCTGCTTTGTTTTGGGCGCCCTTCTTGTACTCGATAACAAACTTGTAGTCCATTAATTTCCGCACATATAGTTGTTGATCCGGAGTCTGAACCACCTGTTGGAGCAGCTCCTTAAGGCTTTTCTGATCACTCCGAATCACGAACTCTCGACCCAGCAAATATTGCCGCCATTTCTGTACGGCTTCCACTATTGCGTATAACTCTCTATGGTACGTTGACGCCGCTCGACGTCGATGGCCCAGCTTCTTACTGAAGAAGGCGATTGGGTGATTATCCTGGAGCAGTACCGCGCCAATTCCAGTGTCGGACGCATCCGTTTCTATACAAAAGGGCTTATCAAAGTCCGGTAGGCGGAGGACTGGTGCACTTGTCATGGCCATCTTTAACTCGCCGAAACTAGAGTCCGCCGTTCCTGACCATTCGAAAGCATCCTTCTTCAGGAGGTCCGTTAACGGGGCCGCTATCAAGGCATAATTAGCAATAAATCGTCGATAATACGCTATTAAGCCGAGGAATCCCCTAAGCTGCTTCACATTTTTGGGCTTCGGCCATGCCGTCATAGCCTCAATTTTACTGGGGTCGGCCTTCAACATACCCTCCGTGATCAAATGGCCCAAATACTCGACCGATGTGCTACAGAAAGAGCATTTTGACAACTTCACAAAGAAGCTGTGTTCCTTTAGGACAGAGAGTACTGCCGCCAAATGTTCACTATGTTCCTCCATAGTTGCGCTGTAAACCAGGATGTCATCAAAAAATACAATCACGAATTTCCGTAGCAACGGCTGGAATATCTCATTCATTGCTGCCTGAAAAGTAGACGGTGCATTAGTCAAACCGAAAGGCATGACGAGGAACTCGAAATGGCCATCATGCGTCCTAAATGCTGTTTTGAAAATGTCATCGTCATGCATCCGAATTTGGTGATACCCCGAACGGAGATCCAGCTTGGTGAATATCCTAGCCTTCCCCAGCTCGTCGAACAATTCATCTGCCGTTGGTATCGGAAAATGGTCGGGAACTGTCGCATTATTCAAGGCTCTGTAATCAATGCAAAAACGAAACGTTCCGTCTTTCTTGCGGATTAGTAGAACTGGCGATGAAAACGGACTGCTGCTCCGTTGAATTATACCTTGATCCAGCATCTCCCTGACCTGACGTTCAATTTCGTTTTTCTGAAAATATGGATAGCGGTATGGTCTCACATTGATGGGGCGGGAACCCGGTAGGAGGTGAACGCGATGGTCATAGGAACGCTTAGGTGGCATGCCCTCCGGTACTGTGAAAACCTGGCGAAACCCCTCCAATACTGTCAACACTCCATGGGGCAAAGCTTGTGGGAAATCAGCCTGGATTGCGTCTGGCGACGAAGATGGTGTTGGATCCAAAAGCAATATCTCATAACATTCCAAACTCCCACCGGGGCTGATTAGGGAAGACAGCGACTGTAAGCTGACTCGGCTTGGCGGGGGAACAATCCCACGCAATGTGACCGGTTTCGATCCCTGTGTAAACTCGAGCGTCTTCCCGGCGAAGTCCGCCGTGACCTTTCCTAAGGACTCGAGCCAGTCCATCCCCAGAATAATGTCCGGGCCATGTATTGGTAAGATATAGAGCCATATGCGTGCATAGTAACGCTTCGCCATTGCCCACATAAACCCTAAAAGGCCGAATAGGGGCTAAAGGTAGGTGTAATTTCTCGGCAATCCTTGGGTTAAGAAAATCCCTGTCACTGCCGGTATCGATGAGGATGCATACCTCCTTCTCCTGAATGAGACCTACCACTTTTAAGGGTCGTGATCTACGGTCTCCGTTCATGGAGTGTATATGAGAGATATCAGCTGCGATTAACTGGTCTGGCGTTCCTCCTTCGAAAACGTCGGACTCGaagtcatcatcatcatccgCATAACGAAGCAGGCACTGTTTACACACGTGCCCAATGATCCACTTCTCTGGGCAATGCCAACAAAGGCCCAGTCGAGATCGCTCCGCCTTCTCTGCCTGCGAGACCAGGATCGTGGATCCCCTCTTCTCCTGCCCACGGCTCTGTGACGTGGATGGCTGGTCCGTGCCCGCCGGGGGCTGAGGAGTTGGTGTCGCAGCTGTGGCCGCCACCGAACCACGACCGTCCCGATTCTGCCATTGGCGACGTGGGTATGATGAGTTTTGATTATGCGTGGGCTGGTGTGCTTAAGAATCTGCCAATTCCAAGGCCAACGCCATGGCTTCTGCGAGTGACTCCGGCCTGTGGAGGCGGAGTCGCTCCTGCATGTCGTGTTTAGGGCCCGCGACGAACAGGGTAAATAATTCGGACTCCGGGATCCCACGGACTCTGTTTAGGTATTTTTCAAACGTGTCGTGATACTCCAAGACCGTCCCCGTTTGAGTTAGTTTTGCAATTAacccaaaataatttttaaagcTCTGTCTGTCAAAACGATGGCGTACATCTACCAAG
The genomic region above belongs to Salvia hispanica cultivar TCC Black 2014 chromosome 3, UniMelb_Shisp_WGS_1.0, whole genome shotgun sequence and contains:
- the LOC125209374 gene encoding metalloendoproteinase 3-MMP-like → MAYKIFHPISFIFLLFILLAPIGRAKRSTPSDKNSSPFNFIKKLKGCQKGNNTKDIRELKAYLEKFGYLSYENNAHAMDDDFDDTLESAIKTYQKNYNIKPSGIVDDETISKMTTPRCGVPDIANGINYMQPRDNNHESSSSNIHTVSHYSFFPGNPKWPSSKTYLTYRFISNVPTYAKAPVARAFQKWYSVTQFSFEQVPTNQNSDLVIGFYRRDHRDGFPFDGPRGVLAHSFAPTNGRFHYDAEESWSVGSVPGSFDLETLALHEIGHLLGLEHSRVNEAIMFPTFSAGQVKNLHPDDIQGIRALYNQ